The Ancylobacter sp. SL191 nucleotide sequence ACCGGCATGCGCGACTGCGCCATGGCCTCACTGTCCCTGCGAGACCTCGACCTCACCAAATCCCCACCTCTGGTACGGCAAGACCCGAACCGCGTGGAAACCAAGTTCGCCAAGGCCATCGCCACCTACTTCCTCCCGCTCGGCGATGACCTTACCGCCATCGTCACGGTGTGGGTGCGCGAGCTGCGCGAGGTGCATCTGTTCGGCCCCACCGACCCGCTATTCCCCCGCACCCGCATCGGACAGGGGGCGGACCTCGCCTTCGCGCCGCAGGGCATCGAGCGGGCGCATTGGAGCGACGCCTCGCCGATCCGCGCCATCTTCAAACAGGCCTTCACCCGCGCCGGCCTACCCTATTTCCCGCCGCACTCCTTCCGCCACACGCTCGGCCACCTCGCGCAGACCATGTGCCGGACGCCTGAGCAGCTGCGCGCCTGGAGCCAGAATCTCGGCCACGAGAACATCGCCACCACCTTCAACAGCTATGGCAAGATCGACCCGCACCGGCAGGGCGAGGTGATCGGGGCGATGGCTATGGAAACCCCGCAAGCCGCTGCGCTGGCGCGGGAAATGGCGGCTTTGCTGGTGCGACATGGAGGATGGTGCGGTGGATGATCCGTGCGGCATTGCTTACGCAGCCGGAGTTGGATTTTATCCGATGAGCGGCGGGCATCAGAACGACTCACCGCCCATCAGTGCTTACGGGGCCAATAACGCGAATGACAGACCAGTCCCTCAAAGACGCGCTTCTCGCCAAGCTGACGGAATTGGGCGGTTCCGCTGGCAATGGTCGGTTGCGCGAGGCGCTGCAATGGAGCGAGGCGACCTACACGGCGGTGAAGGACGAGCTGGTGATGCAAGGCCTTCTCCTGCCGGGGCGCGGACGCGGTGGCTCTGTGGCGCTCCCCAACCAGCAGGAGACGCCCCGCACGGCGGAAGCGGAAATGACTGACGCACCCGCCGCGCCACCGCCTCCGAAGCAGCCCCGTACGAATGGCAACGGCAAGGGCGGCGATCTCGGCTTTGAGGCGGAGCTGTTCAAGGCGGCGGACAAGCTGCGCGGCAATATGGAGCCGTCGGATTACAAGCATGTCGCGCTCGGCCTGATATTCCTCAAGCACATCTCGGACAGCTTCGAGGCCAAGCGCGCCGAGCTCCTCGCCGATTATCCCGAGGGTGCCGAGGACCGCGACGAATACGCCGCCGACAATGTGTTCTGGGTGCCGCCCACGGCGCGCTGGTCGCATCTCCAGGCCAACGCCAAGCAACCCTCGATCGGCAAGATGATCGACGAGGCGATGCTCGCCATCGAGAAGGACAATGAGAACCTCAAGGGCGTGCTGCCGAAGGAATATGCCCGCCCCGCGCTCAATGCCGTGATGCTCGGCGAACTGATCGACCTCGTCTCCAATATCGCGCTCGGCGCGCAGAAGGGCGAGGCACGCGACGTGCTCGGCCGCGTCTATGAGTATTTCCTCGGCCAGTTCGCGGGCTCGGAAGGCAAGCGGGGCGGCGAGTTCTACACGCCGCGTTCCGTCGTGCGCGTGATGGTCGAGATGATCGAGCCCTATAAGGGCAGGGTCTATGATCCGTGCTGCGGGTCCGGCGGCATGTTCGTGCAGTCGGAAAAATTCGCGCTGGAGCATGAGGGGCGCATTGGCGACATTGCCGTCTATGGGCAGGAGTCCAACTACACCACGTGGCGCCTGTGCAAGATGAACCTCGCCGTGCGCGGCATTGATGCGGACATCAAATGGAACAGCGAGGGCAGCTTTCACAAGGATGAGCTGCGCGACCTGAAGGCGGATTACATTCTCGCCAACCCGCCCTTCAACATTTCCGATTGGGGCGGCGAGCGGCTGCGGGAAGATGCGCGCTGGGCCTATGGCACCCCGCCGGCCGGCAACGCCAATTTCGCCTGGGTGCAGCACATCGTGCATCACCTCGCGCCGGCAGGCGTGGCGGGCGTGGTGCTGGCCAATGGCTCCATGTCGTCAACGCAGAACACTGAGGGCGCCATCCGGCAGGCGCTGATCGAGGGCGTGAAGGGCGCTCCCGGCGTGGTCGACTGCATGGTCGCGCTGCCGGGCCAGCTGTTCTATTCCACGCAGATTCCCGTCTGCCTGTGGTTCCTTGCCCGCGACAAGTCGAACGGCATCGCCCGCAACGCCAAACTGCGCGACCGGCGCGGCGAGGTGCTGTTTATCGACGCGCGCAAGCTCGGCCATATGGTGGACCGCACGCGCAAGGAATTCTCCGACGCCGATATCGACCGCATCACCCGCGCCTATCACGCCTGGCGCGGCGAGGGCGAGGCGGGGGCCTATGAGGACGTGCCGGGCTTCTGCAAGTCAGCCACGCTGGAGGAGATCAAGGCGCACGGCTATGTGCTGACACCTGGACGCTATGTCGGCGCGGCGGATGTCGAGGACGACGAGGTGCCGTTTGCGGAGCGGTTCGGGGCGCTACGGGAGAAACTGGAGGAGCAGTTTGCGGCGAGCGATGGATTAACAAGTGCTATCCGGGAGAACCTCATGAGGATTGTCGTATGACAGCCTCCAATCATGTCGTTCATATCCCGAGCGAGGCAAAATGTTGGTCGATTCTAGCAAATTGGTCGCGATTAGACGATTTATGCGATGGGGTATTTGACTGTCCACATACAACGCCGAAACTAACATCGGTGGGGCCCTTTGTAGTTCGCTCCCAAGATGTGCGCACTGGTATCTTCAGGCTTGACCAAGCAGGACGCGTTTCCGAAGAGACTTATTTGGAGCGCATAGACAGGGCAGAACCACGTCCTGGGGATATTCTATTCAGTCGTGAAGGAACATATTTCGGCAATGCAGCTGAAGTGCCCTTGGGAATTCGCGTCTGCTTAGGACAGCGTATGGTCTTAATTCGACCCAAGCGATCAGAGTTAGATTCTCGATTTCTTCGCTTTTGGCTGAATTCCGGGCTGATGGCCAGACATATTGCAGGGTTCAAAGACGGCTCGGTCGCCGAACGGTTAAATATGCCTACGATCCGAGCGCTACCAGTGCCTCGGCTCACCCTGGACCGACAGAGGACAATAGCCGCGATTCTCGGCGCGCTCGACGACAAGATCGAGCTGAACCGGCGGATGAACGAGACGCTGGAGGCGATGGCGCGGGCGATCTTCAAGGATTGGTTCGTCGATTTCGGCCCAACCCGCACCAAGATGGCCCTGCGCGGCGAAGACCCGCAGAAGGAAAACGTCGCGCGCGCGCCCTACCTCGCGCCGGATATCTGGTCCCTCTTCCCCGACCGCCTCGACGATGACGGCAAGCCGGAGGGGTGGACCACGTCCACTATCGGACAGGAAGTCGAAGTTGTCGGTGGATCAACACCCAGCACGAAAGAGGCTGCTTTCTGGAGTGGTGACATCGCCTGGGCAACGCCCAAAGACCTCTCATCGTTGAGCACGCCAGTGCTGCTTAGTACGGAACGGAAGATTACAGAGGCTGGCCTGTCACAGATTGGCTCTGGCTTGCTGCCCGCCGGCACGGTGCTTCTCTCATCGCGAGCACCGATCGGCTACATGGCAATCTCTCAGATACCCGTTGCGGTCAATCAGGGGTTCATTGCGCTGATCTGCAACAAGCGTCTGTCCAACGTCTTCGTCTGGCTATGGACGCAAGCCAACATGGAGACGGTCCATCAGAACGCGAACGGATCCACCTTTCAGGAAATCAGCAAGGCTAATTTCCGGCCGATTGAATTGACAGTCCCGGCGCCTCAACTCCTGCGGGCATTCGATCAAGCCGCTAGGCCGCTGTTTGATCGGATTGTCGCCAACGATAAGGAAAATCGCACCCTCGCCGCCACCCGCGACCTCCTCCTCCCCAAGCTCATGTCCGGCGAAATCCGCGTGCGCGACGCCGAGACGCTCGTCGAGGCGGTGGCATGAGCGCCGTCCTGTATCATCAGGGCCGTTTCCCCCCGCCGACGCTGGACTGGCCGCAGCTTCTGCCGCTGATCGGCCCGGCCAATGCCGCCATCGCCCGCTATGCCGGGCTGTTGCAGGGTATTCCCAGCCCGAACGTGCTGCTCTCGCCCATGACGGTGCAGGAAGCCGTGCTCTCAAGCCGGATCGAGGGCA carries:
- a CDS encoding restriction endonuclease subunit S produces the protein MTASNHVVHIPSEAKCWSILANWSRLDDLCDGVFDCPHTTPKLTSVGPFVVRSQDVRTGIFRLDQAGRVSEETYLERIDRAEPRPGDILFSREGTYFGNAAEVPLGIRVCLGQRMVLIRPKRSELDSRFLRFWLNSGLMARHIAGFKDGSVAERLNMPTIRALPVPRLTLDRQRTIAAILGALDDKIELNRRMNETLEAMARAIFKDWFVDFGPTRTKMALRGEDPQKENVARAPYLAPDIWSLFPDRLDDDGKPEGWTTSTIGQEVEVVGGSTPSTKEAAFWSGDIAWATPKDLSSLSTPVLLSTERKITEAGLSQIGSGLLPAGTVLLSSRAPIGYMAISQIPVAVNQGFIALICNKRLSNVFVWLWTQANMETVHQNANGSTFQEISKANFRPIELTVPAPQLLRAFDQAARPLFDRIVANDKENRTLAATRDLLLPKLMSGEIRVRDAETLVEAVA
- a CDS encoding tyrosine-type recombinase/integrase, translating into MARINAGNERLKREYIHFLKDARGKSEATLDMVRKALVRFESSTGWRDFKTFRPEQAKAFKQRLAETDSMRSGEPLSAATQTATLTAVKEFFLWLAWRPGFKSKLHMADIDYLNPSRKDAAKAKAPKLRDYPSLEQIRAALAAMPAETPIERRNRALLAFAILTGMRDCAMASLSLRDLDLTKSPPLVRQDPNRVETKFAKAIATYFLPLGDDLTAIVTVWVRELREVHLFGPTDPLFPRTRIGQGADLAFAPQGIERAHWSDASPIRAIFKQAFTRAGLPYFPPHSFRHTLGHLAQTMCRTPEQLRAWSQNLGHENIATTFNSYGKIDPHRQGEVIGAMAMETPQAAALAREMAALLVRHGGWCGG
- a CDS encoding type I restriction-modification system subunit M — its product is MTDQSLKDALLAKLTELGGSAGNGRLREALQWSEATYTAVKDELVMQGLLLPGRGRGGSVALPNQQETPRTAEAEMTDAPAAPPPPKQPRTNGNGKGGDLGFEAELFKAADKLRGNMEPSDYKHVALGLIFLKHISDSFEAKRAELLADYPEGAEDRDEYAADNVFWVPPTARWSHLQANAKQPSIGKMIDEAMLAIEKDNENLKGVLPKEYARPALNAVMLGELIDLVSNIALGAQKGEARDVLGRVYEYFLGQFAGSEGKRGGEFYTPRSVVRVMVEMIEPYKGRVYDPCCGSGGMFVQSEKFALEHEGRIGDIAVYGQESNYTTWRLCKMNLAVRGIDADIKWNSEGSFHKDELRDLKADYILANPPFNISDWGGERLREDARWAYGTPPAGNANFAWVQHIVHHLAPAGVAGVVLANGSMSSTQNTEGAIRQALIEGVKGAPGVVDCMVALPGQLFYSTQIPVCLWFLARDKSNGIARNAKLRDRRGEVLFIDARKLGHMVDRTRKEFSDADIDRITRAYHAWRGEGEAGAYEDVPGFCKSATLEEIKAHGYVLTPGRYVGAADVEDDEVPFAERFGALREKLEEQFAASDGLTSAIRENLMRIVV